The genomic DNA GGAAACAGGCTAAGGGAAACAGACTCGGCGAAACCGTAAGTGAAACCAATCTTGCGCGGGATCTATCCTTGCCCCTGCTGCTAGAGGATGGGTGCAGGATAGAGAACATATCAGGGAACATACCAGGGAAACGACAGGGCAGGATGACAGCCAATACCAGGTAGCCAAATTCCTCCTGTAAAATTTTGAGTGTTGCTCAATCCCGGCATGGATTTCTGAATTTTCAAGGTCATGTCAACAGGATTAGCTGCTGATGTAACTGCTCATTCATCCAGTCATCTTTGGAATAACTCATTTTTAAGGGGTAGCGTATGAAAGCATTTGTAGCAGGGGCTACCGGCGAAACGGGACGACGCATTGTGCAGGAGCTTGTCAGCCGCAATATTCCGGTGCGGGCGCTGGTGCGAAATCAGGAAAAGGCAAGGCAAATTCTGCCTGGGGCGGTTGAGTGTGTGGTGGGCGATGTCCTGGATTCTGCAACGCTGCGATCGGCAATGGCAGACTGTACGGTGGTGGTTTCGGCAACGGGGGCAGCTCCCAGTTTCGATCCCACGGGTCCCTATAAGGTGGACTATGAGGGCACTAAGAATCTGGTGGATGTGGCGAAGGAGAAGGGCATCGAGCAGTTTGTAATGGTGTCGTCCCTTTGTACCTCCCAACTGCTGCACCCGCTGAATTTGTTCTGGCTGATCCTGGTCTGGAAAAAGCGGGCAGAGGAATATTTGCAGCAGAGCGGTCTGACCTATACGATCGTCCGTCCGGGTGGGCTTAAGAACGAAGACAATACGGATGCGATCGTCATGTCCAAAGCAGATACCCTGTTCGACGGCAGTATTCCCCGGACAAAGGTGGCTCAGGTTTGCGTGGAGGCGCTAACTCAGCCCCAGGCAAAAAACAAAATCGTCGAGATTGTGGCAAAGCCGGATGCCCCAGCCCAATCCTATGAGGCAATGTTTGCGAGTGTGATTTAATTTTTAGTTACTCTGGCGTCCAGGCTTAGCTTGGATAAGGGTCGGATGCAGCTCTGCCGCTAACTCTCATCCGGAGGCAGAGCCTCCACAAGGCATTCCAAAGCGGAGCATTGGAACGAGGAAAAGTTAACTTAACCCACTTTTGGGCTAGTCCGCCTGCCAGATGTGTTTCTTGTATCAGGGCGGCACAATTAGGGGCGATGTCTCGTCCGGATGAAAGTCCGCTCAATCCATGACCGTTCAACAAGATCCTGTACAAAAGCGACCTGCGGGTGTCCTGCACGATAGCGAACAGCCCGTCTCGAAAAAGCCCTCTGTTCTGTTTCTGGTTAGCACCTCGATCGGCGTATTAACGATTCTGGCGCTCGTAATCAGCGCATACTACGGAATCGTCCGGCTTTAATTGATCCTTTCATCGATCTGTTTGTCTGACTGTCTATCTGATCGCGATCGGATAAATCGATCGGGGCGATCAGGTCTCACCTGGACTCGATGCCGCAGACGTGAGAGGGTAATGACTGGAGTATTGACAACCTCTCATGCAGATTGGGTTCAGGCAAAACGGGCAATTTAAGCGATTCACAGGGCAACTGCAAGAACTGTGGCAAAAAGAACCCCAGTTGCGAATTGTGGCAGCGATCGCTCTGCTGTTCTGGCTGGTATGCTGCGGGCTGGCGCTACAGCGGTATTTCAATTTCTACCCGACCTATGTATCGTTCGACCAGGGCATCTTTAATCAGGTGTTCTGGAATAATCTGCACGGGCGCTGGTTTGAAAGCTCGCTATCCTCCACAGAATCAGTTGCCGTAATGCAGGGCGATGTGCCGGACGTGACCTATCGGCGGTTGGGGCAGCACTTTACGCCTGCGCTGCTGCTGTGGTTGCCCTGGTATGCGCTGTTTCCCTCCCCGGCAGGGTTGTCCGTGCTTCAGGTGACGCTGGTGACGGTTGCCGGACTGGTGCTGTATGCCCTGGCGCGTCATTACCATCCGCCGCAGTTGTCCGCCTGGATTGCGGGAAGCTATTACGGGGCGATCGCCGTCCTTAGCCCCACGGTTGCCAACTTCCACGATATTTGTCAGATTCCGCTGTACAGCTTTGGCTTGTTCCTGGCGCTAGAAAAGCGTCGCTGGTGGGTCTTTTGGCTGCTGGCGGTGCTAATTCTGCTGGTGCGGGAGGATAGCGGGATTCTGCTGTTTGGCTTTGGGGCGTATTTTATTGCCAGTCGGCGGTTTCCCCGTGCAGGGATTATCCTTTGCCTGATGAGCGTGATCTATGTAGTGACGCTGACTAACGTGATCATGCCGATGATCTCGCAGGATATCTCCGATCGCTTCATGATCGAGCAGTTCGGGCAGTTTGTGGGCGATCGGGAAGCTTCGACGCTGCAAGTCCTGTGGGCAATTCTCAGCAATCCCTGGCGGCTGATTGTAGAACTAGTGACACCCTTCGATCGCACTCTGCGGTATTTGTTAGGGCAATGGCTGCCGCTGGCGTTTATTCCGGTTCTATCTCCCAGTGCGCTGCTGTTGTCCGGTCTGCCGCTGGTGAAAACGCTGCTGCAACGGGAGGATATTACTGCCCTGTCGCTGCATCTGCGC from Leptolyngbya ohadii IS1 includes the following:
- a CDS encoding SDR family oxidoreductase, whose product is MKAFVAGATGETGRRIVQELVSRNIPVRALVRNQEKARQILPGAVECVVGDVLDSATLRSAMADCTVVVSATGAAPSFDPTGPYKVDYEGTKNLVDVAKEKGIEQFVMVSSLCTSQLLHPLNLFWLILVWKKRAEEYLQQSGLTYTIVRPGGLKNEDNTDAIVMSKADTLFDGSIPRTKVAQVCVEALTQPQAKNKIVEIVAKPDAPAQSYEAMFASVI
- a CDS encoding DUF2079 domain-containing protein, producing the protein MQIGFRQNGQFKRFTGQLQELWQKEPQLRIVAAIALLFWLVCCGLALQRYFNFYPTYVSFDQGIFNQVFWNNLHGRWFESSLSSTESVAVMQGDVPDVTYRRLGQHFTPALLLWLPWYALFPSPAGLSVLQVTLVTVAGLVLYALARHYHPPQLSAWIAGSYYGAIAVLSPTVANFHDICQIPLYSFGLFLALEKRRWWVFWLLAVLILLVREDSGILLFGFGAYFIASRRFPRAGIILCLMSVIYVVTLTNVIMPMISQDISDRFMIEQFGQFVGDREASTLQVLWAILSNPWRLIVELVTPFDRTLRYLLGQWLPLAFIPVLSPSALLLSGLPLVKTLLQREDITALSLHLRYAMSLVPGLFYGVILWWTQHPDLFRKLRFRRFWAFCLALSLLLTVTSNPNRVLSFLIPDSFQPWVYVSPMRQAEHSRAIRSLLAKIPPDASITATDHIVAHLSNRREAQRFPGTRLRNDDREVIRVQYAVADLWYLKQYEPAFADYRQSLAINVDWVNRLLDRRYGMIDFRDGVALMQLRAQSNPEALAAWEAFRQTIPSPTSTSHFVNQKG